A window of Phaseolus vulgaris cultivar G19833 chromosome 4, P. vulgaris v2.0, whole genome shotgun sequence genomic DNA:
TACTTTTGAATTCGACCATGTGAGAACAAATGGACTTAGCTTCCAACATATTAGATCAATGTAAAAGATCtcaaatatatttgttttggatTAAAATAAAGGAATCATTTTAAAACGTGAAACATTTATtcctaaaaaaataatcaaggTCAACTAACTGCATAAGACAGAAGACAGAATTAAATTTTGATTGATAATCGtttaaataaaagtgaaaaaactacttgttattattattatatcatcaacataaactaacaaataaacaatattaatttgatattgataaacaaaaatagaaagatcatatttgttgggtttaaaaTCATATTGAACAAGGTCTCATAATTCAACCTAAAGAAGTTTAAGATGATAATTGTAAACAGtttgagacaaaaaaaaaaggagaattATGTGAACTTTGCCAATACaacatactttaaaaaaaagaaacatttttcttattgaaaaaacaatattacattcttgaaaaattattttcattacaTAAACATTAGGATGAACTAGTCTAGCAtgcaaaataaattgaatattgttattattttgacAGAAATTGACAGAAAAACAATATTTTGCAAGTGAAAGAGGTTAAGCCACAAGGTAGCAACGGTATAGAGACCATATGAGTCAACATCTTCTTCAGCAAACACTTTATTAGTTACTATAAAATCTCTTTATTTCTAGTCAAAGTGAGATCTTTAACACACTTTTTTACACGTTGAGACGGTCAACTTGTGTGTGgaactatatatttatgagtgGTTTGAGAGCGATCCGACACTAAATGACCAGATAAGCTCAACAAACTCGCACTAAAATATACTACGAATGActctaataatatattaaaaagcggactttaaacctaattaattttataaaaattgatttataaaataatatttgaacccacttatatattatgaaatgtctttatctctagttgacatataaatgataataataattgatgaagAGCTAAAGAAACTTTAGAAATTTATGGAGGAGTAAAATTAGGAAGAAGTATCAAAGAAACTTTAGAAATTTATGGAGCAGAAAAATTAGGAAGAACTATTATTGAATATTATGACTTTCTATAATGAAGCTACAAACTAGAAATGAGGGGCAGTGGAGGTTTGCAATAAAGGGATGTTGTGATAGTTAGAATAAGAAAAAGGGGATATTATGAAGTGAAAGAAAAGGTGAGAGAGGACAACAGTTGGTAGGTGTGTAGTAAAAAGGTGGAGCAAAAGATTGTTAGTTATTAAttgaacaaataaaaatatcctTCACTAAATTTATTTGTATATCTCCTTGAGAATTAGAGTAATAATTATTGAAAACTATGATCAAACCCTGTAAacagaaaatttataaaagtgaGAAGATATAGCGGGGACActtatttactttaaaaaatatatgtgaCCCATTAATGAGAATCactgaattaaaattaaaaatgatatattattgagattaaaacatttaaaaaataaaaaataaacattatgtgaatattaaatttgtaaataCTTTCAATAAAAATACTTTGTTAAAGATTTAATAACATATtcataataatcataataataatatattattattattataatactaTCGTAATAATTGCTATTTCgtgataatattaatagtaattaaagtaataataataataataataagataataATGATAGCATTTGTTATTATCATTATAATGTAAATATAGattatatatcttttaaatactgttttttttagtgttaagtgaatctttttaaaatttaataatagaaggagattttaaattgaattctttagtattttagttttttcgtttattattttaaaattttaaatcaattattattattaattgttgACATGTTTATCACATAATTATGAGTTAATAATCTTGTAAATTTATAAGATTGCAAATTAGTTAAAGTTACAATTCTGGTTTTAAATGATTAGAACCTAGCATTTATTGGTTGATGAGAAGAAGCAGTGATTTAACAAGGCATAGGAAACacgagacaaaaaaaaaaaaaacagggaCTCTGTTTTGATGAAAGAAGCCTTCTGAGCAGTTGGAGTAATTTATTAATGCCTTTTAAGAGGAGACCAACAAATctatgataataaataattcattttaaattttaaattaaaaaaataataaagaaaaccTTTTGGTTTATCATCCacttgattttctttttcatgtttAGTTTACATTTAAAAATACAACCTTATGAGCAACTAATGTTTTTCTGATAATGGtcgtttaaaaaaatttcatgaaaatatTCGTATAGAATGTGAGAATCCAACTTTcttaagataaaatattttttttaccaaaaaaaatatcacattatttttattaacttgTAACCAAAGATTTAGTAAAAATTAAACAcaattctttaatttcttgaaagtGTGTACAAATACCTCGAGTAACTACTTCTATCGACTAAATAATAATTCTTCttacaaattttaacaaaaaattaatatataatttaactcAATTATCACAATATCACTCATCTAAGTAAGTTGTGCTTACTCGCTTAAAAGCTTTTTTTGACACTTCTAGAAAGtcaataaaaaatctaaatagGTTTATTAGTAACAATTCTTATTATCAACCAAATCTAAATAGGTTTATGAGTGGCCTCTTAACAAACAAATTCAAATAGGCTTATGAGTGGCATTTCCTCTTAACAACCAAATCTAGATAGATTTATGAGTGACATTACCTTTTAACATTCAAATCTAAATAGGTTTCTTTTTAACAACCAAATCTAAATAGGTATCAATCACCACccacaaaagagaagaaaataacACGCTCTTTATTCTTAATAAAGAATGATTTACTTATCTAAAATTGATTATGCTCAGTAAATTATTGTCTTTATATTTAACTTCCTTCTTCATACTATAATATGGTAAAACAATAatagttaaattattttcaaaaagtatATTTGGGATTGTAAAGAGTGttctaaaataataatgtgCAACACTCTTCTCAAATTCCAAAGTATATTTTAGTTTTGTATCTTACTATTCCAAAAAGtactttctaaaatataaaaaatagaaagagtgttttttaaaatgttataaaaaaatattttccaagaTTTACATTCCCAAATATGAAGAAATGTTATGAAAAGTACTTTTTCGaacattttttccttttaaatttCCAAATGTACTTCTCCCAAAACATATTTGCTTTTCCAACacttggaaaatattttctaaagaatgaagattaaaaaaatgtttttaaaagtaatttttataatgtttagaAAACAGTTACATGTTTCAAAAAGTATTTTCTTGAATACTTATACTTTttcttcttaaattttttttttaggacACTTAACAAAAATGCTTCATCAATAAGTAACACTTCAATCGCTTAGGCTTACAGCACAAAATTGAGAAGAGGTATTTTTAACTGAAGCTTTCcaaggaaaaaaaagaagaagaaataacaTTGAAGGTGTTTCGAAAAGAAGAAGACATAATATAgaatttgaaataaaagaaataagggAAGTGTTTATAATAAGAAGGGAGTGTAAATAACAAGCAAAAATGAACTGGAGAGGAATGAAATAGGAATAATATTACTAAgtaattttttagtaaaaaataatattttttggatcgatgaaataaaaaattacacaaGGTGATTTATTAtcgttttttattatataaaagtgaaaaaatatattcaatttaagtcaaatatatatttttatattaaaaacataattttgattgaaaatctaataaaatatatataataattatacatatttgattgttttatgtttcaaataaaattagttttatgatctaatttattttatataaattaaactgGACATTGTTGACTAACATAAACCAGTCACTGCCCACATGACTAAAATTGTGAAATATGCATGTATGAAAATACAAGTGACATgaaaaaaaagatgaaattCTTCATTTCTGTTTAAAATCATGGGTATGAAAGCAAGGAAATTAAATTTTGTGGAACCCACATTTTTATCTTAAATCCTTATTAATTCTCTTCTaaacaaacaaaagaaatatCCTAAATCCCTTCACCCTAAATCTCTTCCCAGTAAATAAACCACAACAAACAAAGCTTAATTTGTTTGTACTGTAACCAGTTACACAGAGCAAAGTTTTCATCTATTATCTCATTCCATTTTGCTTTCTCAGCTATACATAACTGTAGTGCATGCAAGTATTACATACACAATCCTCTTAAAACTAAAAACACACAGTAAATACGAACCAAACAATTGACAGGTCTCTAGTTAAtactttttcttcttaagaaattaAGCGCACACACACAGTTATTACATAGTCACCTTTAACTACCTGAGTCCCATGTTCCCTTCGACTCTCATTTGTTTTCCCAGAATCAGTCAGCAGTCATTGGTTGTGTCATGCAACACCTAAATCGGGCCTTCCGAACAGTTGTCAAGATCTCAGTCTCTGCGTTCTCAAGCATTCCTACAATTTCAGTAAACGGTGGCCTAACATCAGGGTTGGGATCCCAGCATCTTGTCATGATCTCACGGAGAACAGGTAAGCAGTCATTGGGTATGATTGGGCGAACGTTTTTTGTCACAACTGCAAATGCTGCCTGTACTGCGGTCATGTTCTGAAATGGAAGCATTCCAGTGATGAGCTCCCATAAAACAATCCCAAAGCTATATACATCCACCTTTTGTGTGTAAGGCCTATGCTGGATCATCTCCCTGCAGCAGATCATAAAACATCAGTTTTAAGTACATGTCAacatgtatatttttaattaaaaagatataaaacaGTGAAACCAATTATACATGAGCAATTCAAAAAAAGCAGTTCATATCAGCCACAGGTATATATATGggtaacaaaagaagaaaggaaacaaAAGAATCTTACGGAGCCATCCAACGGTACGTTCCAGTCTCAGGTGTCATTCCTTCAGTTAGCACCTCAATCCGCGCAACTCCAAAATCAgcaattttaattgatttgtcACCAAAAATCAAAAGATTATCAGATTTCAAGTCCCTGTGGATCAACCCAAGGCCATGAACATATGCCATCCCCCGTGCAACATCCAAAGCTTGTTTAACAGCCAATTTGAGGGGCACTGATCGGTTTTGTCGCTTCATTAAAAATTGTCGAACTGAACCCCCTTTGGCATATTCTGTAACAATACACCATACCATAGGCTTATGGCATGCACCAATAAAACGAACTATGTTAGGATGATTTAGTGTAGCCAGCATCATCACCTCCTGCTGAAACTGTTGTTCCATCAACTGAGCCTTAGCTGAATCATTTTCAGGCCTCTCCAAGATTTTGATAGCAACATCTTCATTATTGTAAGTGCCTCTGTAGAGTTTCCCAAAAGCCCCTTGAGCAAAAGCCTCACCCATACTAAGATTCCTCAAATCAATTGTCCACTCATCAAAATTGTCAAGCCCTTCAGTTGGAGAACTACTGTCCATTAGTGCTTGAGCCAAAGCATCATCACTCAAAGCATGTGTGACTCTTCCTCGATGATTGACACTGTGTGCAATGGAGTAATTATCATTGGCACGTCTCCGCAACCCTTGGTGGTTCAATATACGAGTATGGGAATCATTGGAGCCAACACTGCCATTATCGATGGACATTGCAACAGAACCTCCACCGTTACTTGTTCGCAAGCTCCCAGTGCTGTCAATTAACATATCCGTGCCCTCCTCAAGCTTATGGTAAAATCCCTTAGAGAAATCATAGTAGTCATCATTGTGTTTGTTGAGGTCTATTATTCCAGGGAATTTTGCTCCACCTTCCAGCATCTTTATCGGTGAAGAAAAGTTTCAAGTCTTGTTATTTCCTCAGCATCAGAAATTGTAAATTAAGCCACCTGAAAAAACAACTCTGAAACCAAAACATACCCACAAAAGAATTTATAATCTTCAACAACAAAGGCAACTCCATCTTTGAATTTACCTATAATTAATGCAAATTGTAGCTTCCAACCATACAGAAGAAACACAAACTGATGTAGTTAActtaagcaaaagaaaaactaacACTACGTCTAAATCAAGAGATTGTTTCTACAAATCAAATTAATAGAATATCATGGTTTTGGTATAAACTAGGAATCAAATGAATAGGAACGAAGTGGTTGTTCATGACATGAATGACAGCAGAGTGATCTTAGAAATAAAAAAGTGGAAAGATGAAAAAGAGCAAAAATCTGGAAGAACCCTAAAATCTGGGCAGCGTAACAAGAGCTGGCGAGTGGTACCTGGATGGAGAGTATGATTTTCTATGCAACAGCAGAAGAGGAGATCGAATAGGGTAAAGCCAAAAATAGAAATCAAATTGAGTAGATTGAGGTTGAAACCAAAGAAGAACACTAGACAACGAAACTGATGacttttttcttttcagtttttttttttctttttaattttgtctAAGCCGTGTTTTCTATTATTTCTTTTGACATTCTAAAGCACATTCTTCCTCATTTTACAATCATCTCTCtgcaaaaacaaaaattatagatTCGGTcccattaaaataattacatttttatttaaatcatttctgtttttttatttcgaaactaatttcaatttaatcttttataatttgtattgcattcaaaatttgactttttcttttgttttataaGAGATGCTATTTTTTTTACCTTAAATTAATACATGGATTTTACCGTGATTAATtgtttatttacaaaataatatttactaaataaaaaatctatataGTGAGTTGAAATCTCTACTCCATCTCACTTATATCATGGAAGAATACACAACCTTCATTTCATTGTAATCTATCttacaatataatttttaaaacattagtgagtttttttaatataaataagtcTACTAGGAATTACAACTTATTATGTAATATGTGTATTGGTTCTCAATGTATTTgtgcttatttttttttaataaattataacgTACATGATAAGCACGAATTGGAATATCAGTTTAGTTGGAAAGTATAGTGcatcaaatttataaataatagaaagaaGTATtctgatatttatttatatatatttatgtaagtAATATaccataataaattatttatttacaacaatattttgtaataacaccttcttataacaattttataagtttatttattcttataacaattaaattaataacaatatcacttacatacaaaataataatcatgttattcatttaacaaaaaattaaacaacaagcaccccaaataaaaaattataaatattttgaatattcaatagattttttttaataaaatctaattaaaaatatcCTACTTTATAGAGagacttaaaatttaaataagtcaaattttaatataaattgttatagtaaaaaatattatttacatttgCTTAAGTTGACTTGTTAAACcttaaaaaactttttaaacatctaaaaccttattttttttaatcaaatagattttttttaaaaaccttaAATGGGATATACTAATTTCGACCTATGTTATCGAAATCATAAGCTTATGGTGTATAACATATTTCCATTCCTAACTATGAAACCaacattcaaatttatttttcat
This region includes:
- the LOC137838208 gene encoding serine/threonine-protein kinase STY13-like, yielding MLEGGAKFPGIIDLNKHNDDYYDFSKGFYHKLEEGTDMLIDSTGSLRTSNGGGSVAMSIDNGSVGSNDSHTRILNHQGLRRRANDNYSIAHSVNHRGRVTHALSDDALAQALMDSSSPTEGLDNFDEWTIDLRNLSMGEAFAQGAFGKLYRGTYNNEDVAIKILERPENDSAKAQLMEQQFQQEVMMLATLNHPNIVRFIGACHKPMVWCIVTEYAKGGSVRQFLMKRQNRSVPLKLAVKQALDVARGMAYVHGLGLIHRDLKSDNLLIFGDKSIKIADFGVARIEVLTEGMTPETGTYRWMAPEMIQHRPYTQKVDVYSFGIVLWELITGMLPFQNMTAVQAAFAVVTKNVRPIIPNDCLPVLREIMTRCWDPNPDVRPPFTEIVGMLENAETEILTTVRKARFRCCMTQPMTAD